In a single window of the Pseudomonas sp. B21-015 genome:
- the flgD gene encoding flagellar hook assembly protein FlgD: protein MSVTDTTSSLSLTDILANSSVKTSSTTDSLSSATSSATGNQALGKDAFLQLLVTQLKNQNPLDPQDNTAFVAQLAQFSSLEGITTLNDTVTSLASSYSSSQALQASSLVGRSVIAQTDTAVVDTSKSLTGTVVVPSSVSGVTIKINNADGETVRTLDLGSQSAGNSSFTWDGKDDAGAVATAGTYTFSATSTIDNTSTSLITYLPATVNSVTISQTGGELMLNLAGLGSVALSKVETIGI from the coding sequence ATGAGCGTTACCGATACCACCAGTAGTTTGAGCCTCACTGACATCCTGGCCAACTCTTCGGTCAAGACCAGCAGCACCACCGATAGCCTGTCTTCTGCGACCAGTAGCGCGACGGGCAATCAGGCATTGGGCAAGGACGCGTTCCTGCAGTTGCTGGTGACACAGCTCAAGAACCAGAACCCGCTCGATCCTCAGGATAACACCGCGTTCGTGGCACAGCTGGCGCAGTTCAGCAGCCTGGAAGGCATTACCACGCTCAACGACACGGTCACCAGCCTTGCCAGCAGCTACAGCTCGTCGCAAGCCTTGCAGGCTTCTTCGCTGGTGGGCCGTTCGGTTATCGCGCAGACCGACACCGCCGTGGTCGATACCTCCAAGAGTCTCACCGGTACGGTCGTCGTGCCCTCGTCTGTGTCTGGGGTCACCATCAAAATCAACAACGCTGATGGTGAAACCGTTCGCACACTCGATCTGGGCAGCCAGAGTGCGGGCAATTCCAGCTTTACCTGGGACGGCAAGGACGATGCGGGCGCCGTGGCGACGGCGGGCACCTACACCTTCAGCGCGACGAGCACCATCGACAACACCAGCACCTCTCTGATTACTTACCTGCCGGCAACGGTTAACAGCGTGACCATCAGCCAGACCGGCGGTGAGTTGATGCTGAACCTGGCAGGCCTGGGCAGCGTTGCCCTGTCCAAAGTAGAAACCATTGGTATATAG
- the flgE gene encoding flagellar hook protein FlgE produces MSFNIGLSGLYAANKQLDVTGNNIANVATTGFKSSRAEFEDVYSATKLGTGSKTVGNGVRLANVSQQFTQGDVNNTGNVLDMGIQGSGFFVLSNNGSLTYTRAGTFKTDKDGYITNSDGTARLQGYGVDSNGKIVNGVLTDLRIDTSNLSPKATTAVSSTINLNSTATDINQATSPFDPTDVSTYTKSFSTSIYDTQGNAHTMDQYMVKTAANTWQTYTLVDGRNPDGTAYSAATQPSATMTFNSSGTLTGITVPAASPFTVSGTTITMKGSGAGAWVPGTVTSGVWTANGAAANSGGIAIDMTNTTQYNADTARSLPTQDGYATGQITNLTIDDTGTLFANFSNSQNKAIGQVSLASFTNEQGLQAVGGTSWRETFASGIPGYDAPTTGTLGSVVSNSLEESNVNLTNELVDLIKAQSNYQANAKTISTQSTIMQTIIQMT; encoded by the coding sequence ATGTCTTTCAATATCGGCCTTAGCGGTCTCTATGCCGCCAACAAACAACTGGACGTGACCGGCAACAACATCGCCAACGTCGCGACCACCGGTTTCAAATCGTCCCGTGCAGAATTCGAAGACGTCTACTCGGCGACCAAACTGGGCACCGGTAGCAAGACCGTCGGCAATGGCGTGCGCCTGGCCAACGTTTCCCAGCAGTTCACCCAGGGCGACGTGAACAACACCGGCAACGTGCTGGACATGGGGATCCAGGGCTCGGGCTTTTTTGTACTGAGTAACAACGGTTCGTTGACCTATACCCGTGCTGGTACGTTCAAGACCGATAAGGATGGTTACATCACCAACAGCGACGGTACCGCTCGCCTGCAAGGTTATGGGGTGGATTCCAACGGCAAGATCGTCAACGGTGTGTTGACCGACCTGCGGATCGACACCTCCAACCTCTCGCCCAAGGCTACTACCGCGGTCAGTTCGACGATCAACCTGAATTCGACTGCGACAGATATCAATCAGGCTACTTCCCCATTCGATCCGACCGACGTTTCGACGTATACCAAGTCGTTCAGTACCTCTATCTATGATACCCAGGGCAACGCGCACACCATGGATCAGTACATGGTCAAGACGGCGGCCAATACCTGGCAGACCTACACCCTGGTCGACGGGCGTAACCCTGACGGTACCGCATACTCTGCGGCGACGCAGCCGTCAGCGACGATGACATTCAACTCCAGCGGCACGCTGACGGGTATCACTGTACCGGCTGCCAGCCCATTCACCGTCAGCGGCACGACGATTACCATGAAGGGGAGCGGGGCTGGCGCATGGGTTCCCGGTACTGTTACCAGTGGCGTGTGGACGGCAAACGGCGCAGCTGCAAACTCTGGGGGTATAGCGATCGATATGACGAATACTACCCAGTACAACGCCGATACCGCCCGTTCGCTGCCGACCCAGGATGGTTACGCCACTGGCCAGATCACCAACCTGACCATTGACGATACCGGTACCCTGTTCGCCAACTTCAGCAACAGCCAGAACAAGGCCATCGGTCAGGTCTCGCTGGCCAGCTTCACCAACGAACAAGGCTTGCAGGCAGTGGGTGGCACCAGCTGGAGGGAAACCTTCGCTTCGGGTATCCCGGGCTACGATGCACCGACTACCGGCACCCTGGGTTCGGTGGTTTCCAACTCTCTGGAAGAGTCCAACGTCAACCTGACCAACGAGCTGGTTGATTTGATCAAGGCCCAGAGTAACTACCAGGCCAACGCCAAGACCATCTCCACCCAGAGCACCATCATGCAGACCATCATTCAGATGACCTGA
- a CDS encoding ribonucleoside-diphosphate reductase subunit alpha — protein MQTDTTRENPQGTLPQAADSNSDLSATAPGQLRVIKRNGTVVPYTDDKITVAITKAFLAVEGGTAAASSRIHDTVARLTEQVTATFKRRMPSGGTIHIEEIQDQVELALMRAGEQKVARDYVIYRDGRSKERAAHAPAEEAVNAHPSIRITRADGSLAPLDMGRLNTIVTEACEGLEEVDGDLIQRETLKNLYDGVALTDVNTALVMTARTLVEREPNYSFVTARLLMDTLRAEGLNFLGVAESATHHEMVDLYAKALPAYIAKGIEFELLNPVLASFDLEKLGKAINHERDQQFTYLGLQTLYDRYFIHKDGIRFELPQIFFMRVAMGLAIEEKQKEDRAIEFYNLLSSFDYMSSTPTLFNAGTLRPQLSSCYLTTVPDDLSGIYHAIHDNAMLSKFAGGLGNDWTPVRALGSYIKGTNGKSQGVVPFLKVVNDTAVAVNQGGKRKGAVCAYLETWHMDIEEFIELRKNTGDDRRRTHDMNTANWIPDLFMKRVFDDGKWTLFSPSEVPDLHDLTGKAFEERYEYYEALSEYPGKIKLFKTIQAKDLWRKMLSMLFETGHPWLTFKDPCNLRSPQQHVGVVHSSNLCTEITLNTNKDEIAVCNLGSINLPNHIVDGKLDTAKLQRTVNTAVRMLDNVIDINYYSVPQAKNSNFKHRPVGLGIMGFQDALYLQHIPYGSDAAVEFADKSMEAVSYYAIQASCDLADERGSYETFNGSLWSKGILPLDSQQILIEQRGQKYIDVDLNETLDWAPVRARVQKGIRNSNIMAIAPTATIANITGVSQSIEPTYQNLYVKSNLSGEFTVINPYLVRDLKARGLWDAVMINDLKYYDGSVQQIERIPQELKELYATAFEVDTKWIVDAASRRQKWIDQAQSLNLYIAGASGKKLDVTYRMAWYRGLKTTYYLRALAATSTEKSTINTGKLNAVSSGGNHGEDSVLAAPAGPAPVPKACAIDEPDCEACQ, from the coding sequence ATGCAAACCGACACAACTCGCGAGAACCCGCAGGGCACCTTGCCGCAGGCCGCCGATTCGAATTCGGATCTGTCCGCCACCGCGCCTGGCCAGCTGCGCGTGATCAAGCGTAACGGGACTGTCGTTCCTTACACCGATGACAAAATCACCGTCGCCATCACCAAAGCGTTTCTTGCAGTTGAAGGCGGCACCGCTGCCGCTTCGTCGCGAATCCACGATACCGTTGCCCGCCTGACCGAACAGGTCACCGCGACCTTCAAGCGTCGCATGCCATCGGGCGGCACCATCCACATCGAAGAAATCCAGGACCAGGTCGAACTGGCCCTGATGCGTGCCGGCGAGCAGAAAGTGGCTCGCGACTACGTGATCTACCGTGACGGTCGTTCGAAAGAACGTGCAGCCCACGCACCGGCCGAAGAAGCGGTCAACGCTCACCCGTCGATCCGCATCACCCGCGCCGATGGCAGCCTTGCACCTCTGGACATGGGCCGCCTGAACACCATCGTCACCGAAGCGTGCGAAGGCCTGGAAGAAGTCGACGGCGACCTGATCCAGCGCGAAACCCTGAAAAACCTGTACGACGGCGTGGCCCTGACCGACGTCAACACCGCCCTGGTGATGACCGCCCGTACGCTGGTCGAGCGTGAGCCGAACTACTCGTTCGTGACCGCCCGCCTTTTGATGGACACCCTGCGTGCCGAAGGCCTGAACTTCCTGGGCGTCGCCGAGAGCGCGACCCACCACGAAATGGTCGACCTGTACGCCAAGGCGCTGCCGGCGTACATCGCCAAAGGTATCGAATTCGAATTGCTGAACCCGGTTCTGGCGTCCTTCGACCTGGAAAAACTCGGCAAGGCGATCAACCACGAGCGCGATCAGCAGTTCACCTACCTGGGCCTGCAAACCCTGTACGACCGTTACTTCATCCACAAGGACGGTATCCGCTTCGAACTGCCACAGATTTTCTTCATGCGCGTGGCCATGGGCCTGGCGATCGAAGAGAAGCAGAAAGAAGACCGTGCGATCGAGTTCTACAACCTGTTGTCGTCCTTCGACTACATGTCTTCGACTCCAACCCTGTTCAACGCCGGCACCCTGCGTCCACAGCTGTCGAGCTGCTACCTGACCACCGTGCCGGATGACCTTTCGGGCATCTACCACGCGATCCACGACAACGCCATGCTGTCCAAATTCGCGGGCGGCCTGGGCAACGACTGGACGCCGGTTCGTGCGCTGGGCTCGTACATCAAGGGCACCAACGGCAAATCCCAGGGCGTCGTGCCGTTCCTGAAAGTAGTGAACGACACCGCCGTCGCCGTTAACCAGGGTGGCAAGCGCAAAGGCGCTGTCTGTGCCTACCTGGAAACCTGGCACATGGACATCGAAGAGTTCATCGAACTGCGCAAGAACACCGGTGATGATCGCCGTCGTACCCACGACATGAACACCGCCAACTGGATCCCTGACCTGTTCATGAAGCGCGTCTTCGATGACGGCAAGTGGACCCTGTTCTCGCCGTCCGAAGTGCCGGACCTGCACGACCTGACCGGCAAGGCCTTCGAAGAGCGTTACGAGTACTACGAAGCCCTGTCCGAGTACCCAGGCAAGATCAAGCTGTTCAAGACCATCCAGGCCAAAGACCTGTGGCGCAAAATGCTGTCCATGCTGTTTGAAACCGGCCACCCATGGCTGACCTTCAAAGACCCGTGCAACCTGCGCAGCCCGCAGCAGCACGTGGGCGTGGTTCACAGCTCGAACCTGTGCACCGAGATCACCTTGAACACCAACAAGGACGAGATCGCCGTTTGCAACCTGGGCTCGATCAACCTGCCGAACCACATCGTCGACGGCAAGCTGGACACCGCCAAGCTGCAACGCACCGTGAACACCGCCGTTCGCATGCTCGATAACGTGATCGACATCAACTACTACTCGGTGCCACAAGCGAAGAACTCCAACTTCAAGCACCGTCCGGTCGGTCTGGGCATCATGGGCTTCCAGGACGCTTTGTACCTGCAGCACATCCCTTACGGTTCCGATGCTGCCGTCGAGTTCGCCGACAAGTCCATGGAAGCGGTCAGCTACTACGCGATCCAGGCGTCCTGCGACCTGGCTGACGAGCGTGGCTCGTACGAGACCTTCAACGGTTCGCTGTGGTCCAAAGGCATCCTGCCGCTGGATTCGCAACAGATCCTGATCGAGCAGCGTGGCCAGAAGTACATCGACGTTGACCTGAACGAAACCCTGGACTGGGCACCGGTTCGTGCCCGTGTACAGAAAGGCATTCGTAACTCCAACATCATGGCCATCGCACCGACCGCGACCATCGCCAACATCACTGGCGTGTCGCAGTCGATCGAACCGACCTACCAGAACCTCTATGTGAAATCGAACCTGTCGGGCGAGTTCACCGTGATCAACCCGTACCTGGTTCGCGACCTGAAGGCTCGCGGTCTGTGGGACGCGGTCATGATCAACGACCTGAAGTACTACGACGGTTCGGTGCAGCAGATCGAGCGCATCCCGCAAGAACTCAAAGAGCTCTACGCGACTGCGTTCGAAGTGGACACCAAGTGGATCGTCGACGCCGCCAGCCGTCGTCAGAAGTGGATCGACCAGGCTCAGTCCCTGAACCTGTACATCGCCGGCGCTTCGGGCAAGAAACTCGACGTGACCTACCGCATGGCTTGGTACCGTGGCCTGAAAACCACTTACTACCTCCGTGCCCTGGCCGCGACCAGCACCGAGAAGTCGACCATCAACACCGGTAAGCTGAACGCTGTTTCCAGCGGCGGCAACCACGGCGAAGATTCGGTTCTGGCAGCGCCTGCCGGTCCGGCGCCAGTGCCGAAGGCGTGCGCCATCGACGAGCCGGATTGCGAAGCTTGCCAGTAA
- a CDS encoding response regulator, with the protein MEQEVWQVLIVEDDQRLAELTRDYLEANGLRVSIEGNGALAAARIIKEKPDLVILDLMLPGEDGLSICRKVRDKYDGPILMLTARTDDTDQILGLDLGADDYVCKPVRPRLLLARIQALLRRSETPETAPEKQRRLQFGPLVVDNALREAWLHDKGIELTSAEFDLLWLLVANAGRILSREEIFTALRGIGYDGQDRSIDVRISRIRPKIGDDPEHPRLIKTIRSKGYLFVPEACADLSL; encoded by the coding sequence GTGGAGCAAGAAGTCTGGCAGGTATTGATTGTCGAGGACGACCAGCGTCTGGCCGAACTGACCCGCGACTACCTCGAAGCCAATGGCCTGCGTGTGTCGATCGAGGGCAACGGCGCCCTTGCCGCGGCACGCATCATCAAGGAGAAACCGGACCTGGTGATCCTCGATCTGATGCTCCCTGGCGAAGATGGCCTAAGCATTTGCCGCAAGGTTCGCGACAAGTATGACGGCCCGATCCTGATGCTCACCGCGCGCACCGATGACACCGATCAAATCCTCGGCCTCGACCTCGGCGCGGATGACTACGTCTGCAAACCGGTTCGCCCACGTCTGCTGCTGGCGCGCATCCAGGCCTTGTTACGGCGCAGTGAAACCCCTGAAACCGCTCCGGAAAAACAACGGCGTCTACAGTTCGGCCCGTTGGTGGTGGACAACGCGCTGCGTGAGGCCTGGCTGCATGACAAAGGCATCGAGTTGACCAGCGCCGAGTTCGATTTGCTCTGGCTGCTGGTGGCCAATGCCGGACGTATTCTGTCTCGCGAAGAAATTTTCACCGCGTTGCGCGGAATCGGTTATGACGGCCAGGACCGTTCCATCGACGTGCGCATTTCGCGCATCCGCCCCAAGATCGGCGATGACCCGGAGCATCCGCGGCTGATCAAAACCATCCGCAGCAAAGGCTATCTGTTCGTTCCCGAAGCCTGCGCAGACCTGTCGCTGTGA
- a CDS encoding ATP-binding protein: MNSIFLRIYGGMCAALILVAVLGVLALHLLNQVRSEQYRERLAHGTFSLMADNLQPMNETERHRALLVWGRLLGIPLALKTFPQTDLDLTQRTRVLRGQALVEQTGPHAAKVYRLVSDKEQLVLTGEVQQISEQLARATIYLLADELVRYPVAEQPKRLAQLKEEKGFGFDLRLVTVDQADMDEDQSRRVSEGDTVMALGKGGDSIRVFAGMVGTPWVLEIGPLYQMNPYPPEWLVLIAALGLSLIGLIVYLLVRQLERRLRGLEAAATRIAKGSLETRVPARGADSVGRLASAFNGMAEHLQQLLAIQRELVRAVSHELRTPVARLRFGLEMIGSASTPEALEKYREGMDHDIEDLDRLVDEMLTYARLEQGSPALNFQRIDLDALVHQVIEELAPLRAEVTVQRGLCLSAADCDGAWVEAEPRYLHRALQNLVSNAMRHAQSRVTVSYQVGQQRCRVDVEDDGPGVPETAWEKIFTPFLRLDDSRTRASGGHGLGLSIVRRIIHWHDGRALIGKSKSLGGACFSLSWPRSQERR; this comes from the coding sequence GTGAACTCGATCTTCCTGCGCATTTATGGCGGCATGTGCGCGGCGCTGATTCTGGTAGCCGTGCTCGGTGTGCTGGCCTTGCACCTGCTTAACCAGGTGCGCAGCGAGCAGTACCGCGAGCGCCTTGCCCACGGCACGTTCTCGCTGATGGCTGACAATCTGCAACCGATGAACGAAACCGAGCGCCACCGGGCCTTGCTAGTGTGGGGGCGCTTGCTCGGGATTCCGCTGGCGCTGAAGACGTTCCCCCAGACCGATCTCGACCTGACCCAGCGCACCCGCGTGCTGCGCGGCCAGGCACTGGTGGAGCAGACCGGCCCGCATGCGGCGAAGGTTTATCGCCTGGTCAGCGACAAGGAACAACTGGTGCTCACGGGGGAAGTCCAGCAGATCAGCGAACAACTGGCGCGGGCTACCATTTACCTGTTGGCCGATGAACTGGTGCGCTACCCGGTGGCCGAGCAGCCCAAGCGCCTGGCGCAGTTAAAGGAAGAGAAGGGGTTCGGCTTTGATCTGCGGCTGGTCACGGTCGATCAGGCCGACATGGACGAAGACCAGAGCCGCCGCGTGTCCGAAGGCGACACGGTGATGGCGCTGGGCAAGGGCGGCGATTCGATCCGGGTGTTTGCCGGCATGGTCGGTACGCCGTGGGTGCTGGAAATCGGCCCGCTGTATCAGATGAATCCTTACCCGCCCGAGTGGCTGGTGCTGATCGCGGCCCTGGGCCTGAGCCTGATCGGTTTGATTGTCTATCTGTTGGTACGGCAACTGGAGCGCCGTTTGCGCGGGCTGGAAGCCGCCGCCACACGCATCGCCAAGGGCAGCCTGGAAACCCGCGTACCGGCACGCGGCGCCGACTCGGTGGGGCGCCTGGCCTCGGCGTTCAACGGCATGGCCGAGCACTTGCAGCAATTGTTGGCGATTCAGCGAGAACTGGTGCGTGCCGTGTCCCATGAATTGCGCACACCGGTGGCGCGGCTGCGCTTTGGCCTGGAGATGATCGGCTCGGCCAGCACGCCTGAGGCGCTGGAGAAATACCGCGAAGGGATGGACCACGACATCGAGGACCTCGATCGGCTGGTCGATGAGATGCTCACTTATGCGCGGCTGGAGCAAGGCTCGCCGGCGCTGAATTTCCAGCGGATCGATCTGGATGCCTTGGTCCACCAGGTGATCGAGGAACTGGCGCCACTGCGCGCCGAGGTCACGGTGCAGCGCGGCTTGTGCCTGTCGGCCGCCGATTGCGACGGCGCCTGGGTCGAAGCCGAGCCGCGTTACCTGCACCGGGCGTTGCAGAACCTGGTGAGCAACGCGATGCGCCACGCCCAGTCACGGGTGACCGTCAGTTATCAGGTGGGGCAGCAGCGCTGTCGGGTGGATGTCGAGGATGACGGGCCGGGCGTGCCGGAAACGGCGTGGGAGAAAATCTTCACCCCGTTCCTGCGCCTCGATGACAGCCGCACCCGCGCCTCGGGTGGGCATGGGTTGGGGTTGTCGATCGTGCGGCGAATCATCCATTGGCATGACGGGCGAGCATTGATCGGCAAGAGCAAAAGCCTGGGCGGGGCCTGTTTCAGTTTGAGCTGGCCGAGGAGTCAGGAGCGGCGTTGA
- a CDS encoding 4'-phosphopantetheinyl transferase, whose amino-acid sequence MNPVPALPACCTPLDALWPLPFVLPDTVLLGTHFDPKQLASDDFQRSAIEPPASIQRSVAKRQAEFLAGRVCARAALQQLERLSFIPAIGEDRAPVWPAHIAGSITHSTGRAAAIVANKAHWRGLGMDLENLLDAERAERLAGEILTGPELQRMAVGARDQLAMWVTLTFSVKESLFKALYPIVQKRFYFEHAEVLEWSEGGDVRLRLLTDLSSEWRSGTELDAQFAVMDGHLLSLVSIKA is encoded by the coding sequence ATGAATCCCGTCCCCGCCCTACCCGCCTGCTGCACCCCGCTCGACGCCCTTTGGCCGCTGCCGTTTGTGCTGCCCGATACAGTCCTGTTGGGGACTCACTTCGATCCCAAGCAACTGGCCAGCGATGATTTTCAGCGCAGTGCCATCGAGCCGCCCGCGAGCATCCAGCGTTCGGTGGCCAAGCGCCAGGCCGAGTTTCTCGCCGGACGGGTTTGCGCTCGGGCCGCGTTGCAACAACTGGAACGGCTGAGTTTCATTCCGGCCATTGGTGAGGACCGTGCACCGGTGTGGCCAGCGCATATCGCCGGTTCGATCACCCACAGCACCGGCCGGGCCGCGGCGATTGTCGCGAACAAGGCCCATTGGCGCGGTTTGGGGATGGATCTGGAAAACCTGCTCGACGCGGAACGGGCCGAACGCCTGGCCGGGGAAATTCTCACCGGGCCTGAGTTGCAGCGCATGGCTGTCGGGGCTCGCGATCAACTGGCAATGTGGGTGACGCTGACGTTTTCGGTGAAGGAAAGCCTGTTCAAGGCGCTCTACCCGATCGTCCAAAAGCGCTTCTACTTCGAACATGCCGAAGTGCTGGAGTGGAGCGAGGGTGGTGACGTGCGATTGCGGTTACTGACTGACCTGTCCAGTGAATGGCGTAGCGGCACTGAGCTGGACGCGCAATTTGCAGTGATGGATGGGCATTTGTTGAGTCTGGTCAGTATCAAGGCCTGA